The Dendropsophus ebraccatus isolate aDenEbr1 chromosome 3, aDenEbr1.pat, whole genome shotgun sequence genomic interval TTAAATAACAGATATATGAATGCTGCAATTGTCTACTTTATCTATAATCACAGCATTCTGTTACCATAGAAACCTATGACATCATTCCATCTCCAAGGCGACATCTTCAGCTACCTTAAATGTAATTCTCAGAGCGATGGCTGAAGGATACGTCGCTGTCGATGCCCCCAGAATCGACAAAGCagcgagattttttttttttttccccgaccATGTTAATTTGACACGATTCCTAGATGTAGAATATCTAGAAAGGAGGATGTGTGTGAAACGTGGCCGTCAGAAACGTCAAACAGCACCACACACTAAGCAAAAAGCATTCTGCTGCATAAATCGCTCTTGTCCCGTTACCATGGAAACAGAAGCCTCGATAAATCTCACTCTGTTGCTGTGGAGACTGCCATAGACCTTCCCGTTTTCACCCATTACCTGTGTTGTAATATCCAGGTCACATTCGGGAAGCACTTCAGAGGGCCAGGCCGTGAGGAGAAGATGTCCGCgtcctggggaggaggagggggcatttaTGGGGTTAAAAGCCGGGTTGAGATGAGTCAACAAGCATCTGTAAGTTTTTATGTTACTGATCTCAAAGGAGCATCCAAGATCCTCAGAGTAACATGGCGCTGACAGCCctgaatttattaaaaaaaaaaaaatctcaatcatGTATGCCCTTAaccaagatttaaagggaacgtaaaacctaaaaaaaaattttttcccagtttcttgtgtgattttaatttttttaatctaGCTTTTTGTaaagggggctgccatcttgccacaGTTATTGTAACAGCATTTTGAGATATGCTTTACTGCAAGTTCCAGAGACCACCATAGTCAGGACATTAAGATGAATGATAaaggcttctgggcatgctctgtgacctttataGAGGTCGTTCTACAGGAAGGGGGGCACTGTATTGTGAGAAACAGCTATTGTGTGTACCTCAgatatctatacactggtgtcacctgCCAATGTACTGTGATAAAAACCGCTGGGAAATGACAGATCAGGAAGCCTCAAAGTCTTTTAAGCCTAGTGGTAAGAATTAAAAGTGCACAAtttcaggaatatatatatattcatgggAAAATCATGGGAAAAATCTTAAATATGCATAACATAAAAGCTTGATTTAAACAAGAGGTCTtaggacacattccctttaaaaaggaataaaaaaatccCAATCAGCTCTAAAAGCAAAgccaatggggaaaaaaaaaccaagaGCAGAGGAGAAACCTACAATGGCCTTTGCTTCTTAAAAGGCTTCCAAAACAGCTGATAcctccttaaagaggatgtaccaccaggtacattctctttaagctgaacccatggATTgaacggcctggttcccgtgcacggcgcagttctatgcaccggaaccggcgggtgctcaagcactggaggtcggctgggctgcccccagtgggagggaattccccttccctgtatgacgtggctccgttagaatgaatggagccgcgtcatacagtgAAGGGAATTCCCACCCATTGGGGGcagcccggccggcctccagtgcttgagtacTGGCCGGTTCCGATGCACAGAGCAGCgcagcttccccgtgacggcgacgTTCGATCTGTGGGttaagcttaaagaggatgtatctggtggtacatcctctttaaagacatGAGTCATTGGGGTAGAATCACACCTTAGGTTTTAGTCATGCAGTGCTATGCCCTGACCAacacaagtgtcaaagaggcaagCTCTTCTTTGGTGCACAGCGCTCCCTGCATTGACAAGCTTTCCTGATCCCTCCCTTCACCTCCAACTGCCAACACAAGTGgtctgattggatgctagggcTGTCAGTCATACAAGAGGTGGGACAAGGGCAGCGCTCAATGCAGGAAGCTTCAAGCACCAAAGAAGAGTCTGTTTCTTTAACAGCTAGGGAACAGAACAGTATTTATCTCAGTCATGCAGACAAGGTATGATTCCACTCCCCTGTACAATAAATGTAAAGACGTTTGGCAAAttgttttattaaagaattgtattgccccccaaaagttatacaaatcaccaatatacacttattatgggaaatgcttatgaagtgctttttcccctgcacttactactgcatcaaggcctcacttcctggataaaatggtgatgtcacttcctggataacatggtgatgtcacttcctggataacatggtgatgtcacttcctggataacatggtgatgtcacgacccgactcccagagctgtgcgggctgtggctgctggagaggatgatggcagagggatgctcagtgcccctccagtgccctgtgtccctcagtgtccccctaccatcaccctctccagcagcaacagcccgcacagctctgggaatcaggtcgtgacatcaccatgttatccaggaagtgacatcaccatgttatccaggaagtgacatcaccatgttatccaggaagtgaagccttgatgcagtagtaagtgcagggaaaaaaaatactttataagcatttcccgtaatgaggCTGCATtggtggaatgcctgtaacggacttttcctgccgcccgggcagcatctgtgatatgaTGCTGagggcgggggaactgtacagatatgcgcagcGCTATAATGAATCAGCtgtgcggctctgtcattacagtgcagcgcatatctgtacagttcccccgctcccagcacagatgctgcccgggtggggggagaagtccgttacaggcattccatgtctaTGTTCCGTGTGGAACACAGAATATGTGAATGCAACATAAGTATATAgtgctgatttgtataacttttggaggccaatacaatactttactaaaaaatttagctggacttctcctttaagggtttgtCATCCAAaactgctgatagattccctttaatatgatTAAATGCACACGTGACATGCATAAAGGTCAGTATAACTACTACATCGTTCACCAGTCTATATAGCACTTGGACATGTGGATAATGTGCACACAATACCATAGGGTAAGGTCTGTCGTCTTATAAGGAAAATTTGCACTATTTACCACAATTTTGAAATGGTAAAATGACTGAACAGGGATGGGAGTGAAAACTTGATAACTGATGTGAAATAAAATGTGGAATATACACACTACTGTGACTCTAAGCATGCATACTACTTCCACAGAAGTCCAATCTGTTATATTACAGGTATTACCAGTAACTTCAGAAGCCTACTGGTGTCCGAAGAATAAAACTTATTTCACCAGAGGTACTCTGGCGAaacttttccagtacttatcagctgctgtatgtcctgcaggaagtggtggattctttccagtctgacacagtgctctctgctgccacctctgtccatgtcaggaactgtctagagcagtaaaggttttctatgaggatttgttactgctctggacagaggtggcagcagaagcaATGTGTTAGACTtggaagaaaacaccacttcctgcagggcatacagcagctgaggactaattgacatttttaaatagaaatgaaaAATCTATACAACATTCTATAAccaaatgattttttaaaaaaatttcgccggagtacccctttaagatagcgTTCTTCAATCTCACCTACAACGACAACCAGGAGTTACTGCCATGCAGCTCATCATTCCTAGAAAATAAGGAACAGGAAATGCTCAAGTCTATATTATCAAAGAAACGAGAAGCGCATACAGTCATAATATCCTCAAAGCAGCATTTATTTCATCCACAGAATTCCAAAACATTTATATTGGGTGTCTGGCATTTTATTGGCATCCATCATAACAGGCTAATACACACTGTGCAGATGCAGTCAGTCCTGAGAAGGCCTGGCCTACACAAGGCTTTACAACCAAATAATGAGGCCCTTGAAAATTTACCGTAATAATTAGAAtgattaagaaataaaaaaaaaaaaaaaaaaagaaacacaggtACTTTCAGGGCATTCAAACTCATAAGGGTGCAGAGTTATCACGACATAAGTTAAAAGGGCAAATAGAAACTTCACAAAGCTCACATTTAAAAAACGTCTATTGTTAGCTAACAAAAACaggtagaccccccccccccaatcctccacTTTATGCGATCGGCAGCCAACCACAGCCGGAGCTACGGGGTGCCTCCACGCAAAGAGACAAAATATAAAGTGGGGAGTCCTTTACATGCACAGGGAATGCTGCACAAATGGAAACTAAAACCAGTTTCGTTACAAAATAAAACGGGACCACTTTGCATCGTTCCAGCCCGTACGTGCCCTATCGGCAAGGAGAGCGCGGGCGCCTCTCTGTAACAGCAGCTTCCCTTAATCCCCTGATCTATGCGAGGGCAGCCCGAGTAACGGCTGATGCACCAACGCAATCCAGCAATGCCCAAGAGGACGCCACGGTAACCCGTCTCCCCGGGCACGTAGCAATATGAGCAGTTGTGCCAATGATACGGATATGATAAGCACAGGGACATGTCAGGGGTAGCGGTGGGGGGGTGGCATGTGGTGGAGGGGAGCGGGTAGTTAATGGGCTGTAGCAAGACGCAAAACCCTCTTTAGTTATTGCCTTCACCGGTCTCTTCATCTTGCTGGTCACTTGTCCACAGGGTCAGGTTGTCACGTAGGAGCTGCATGATGAGGGTGGAGTCCTTGTAGGAATCCTCATTTAGCGTGTCCAGCTCAGCGATAGCATCATCAAAGGCCTGCTTGGCAAGGAGACAGGCCTGCTCGGGGTTACCCTGTATCTCATAATAGAAGACGGAGAAATTGAGGGCCAAGCCCAGGCGGATGGGGTGGGTAGGCTGCATGTGTTCCTTGCTGATCTCAAAGGCCTCCTTGTACGCAGCTTCGGAGGCTTCGGTCACGCTTCGCTTCCTGTCCCCAGAGCCCACTTCGGAGAGGTACCGATAGTAATCCCCCTTCATCTTCAGGTAGAAGACTTTGCTTTCATACTGGAAGTCATTGCAATTCTTGATGAGGAATTTGTCGAGCAGCGACAGCACTTCGCTACATACTCCTTCCAGCTCGGCCTCGATCTTCTCCCTGTACGCTTTCACCTTCTCCAGCTTCTTCTCGTTGCCGTCGGCCAGCGTCTTCTGCTCAATGCTGCTGATCACTCGCCAGGAAGATCGACGAGCTCCGACTACATTCTTATAGGCGACGGACAGCAAGTTCCGATCCTCATTAGACAACGGTTCATTGAGTTCCGTAACCTGCGTAGAAGGGGCGAAACGTTCAGCTCATCAGGGACCGACACATACGCGTAACAGCCCAGGACAGGATAAACCACCGGCCAGGCAATATCTCAATTATGTAGATAAATCCTTACTTATCTTTACTTATATAGCAACAACATATgaacatattttatatatatatatatatatatatatatatatatatatatatacacatatataccccctaGTCTGCAATAAGCACATAACCAGACAAGACAGTCATGCAAATGGGAAGCAACGGGCAGACGCAGCCAGACATACATGCCCTAGGCACTGGCACAGACACCAGTCATCCCACAATTAGACATGCACCAGCATTCAGCACCTCCCACCTGGTTCATATTCTAATAACCAGGCACATATACCCCGAGTGCCCACCCGTCACATGGCAACTCCACCCTGCAGCTGGCCACTCCACTCTACAATGTAAAGACCTTGTCAAGTATCACATTTGTCTCGTCACCATCTGGGAAAGATTTATGACATTACGGGTAAATCTTTACGCCCAGCACTTTATAACAGAACCACCCAGAGCGGTGCCCGATGAAGGCGATGGCACATCAGGTATGGAGTAGTCAGCCATCTGTCAAAATCAAGAGCCAGTCTGGGTGCTTCACTGAGACTGGGCTCTTCTTTCCACCATTGATAGAGACTATAACGATATAAAGGGATAATACGGGACTATAGGTGGTTAGTGTGAGGCTGTAAGGGGATAATATAGGAATATGTAGGGTTATAGGTGGTTAGTATGAGACCATAAGGGGATAATATAGGAATATGTAGGGTTATAGGTGGTTAGTATGAGACTATAAGAGGTTAACATGAGGGATTTTCTCTATTTAGGTAGCCTGATGCCTGTGCCTCCTCTTCCTCTGCTTTCTCCCCCAGGGTACCCCCTTTTCCTCTGCTCTCCCcgcacccctcttcctcttctctcccctgggGTAGCCCCCTtttcctctgctctccctgcacCCTTCTtcctctgctctctctcccccggggtaccccctcttcctctccctgcaccccccttcctctgctctccctgcaccccccttcctcttctctcccccgggGTACCCCCTCTTCCTCTGCTCTCCCCCGGGTACCCCCTcttcctctgctctccctgcacccttgttcctcttctctcccccataccccttgttcctcttctctcccccgggGTACCCCCTCTTCCTCTGCTCTCCCcgcacccctcttcctcttctttcCCCTGGGTTAGCCCCCTtttcctctgctctccctgcacccttcttcctcttctctccccctgtactccttgatcctcttctctcccctgggTACCCCCTCTTCCTCTGCACCCTtgttcctcttctctcccccgtaCCCCTtgttcctcttctctcccccgggGTACCCCCTCTTCCTCTGCTCTCCCCCGGGGTACCCCTCTTCCTCTGCTCTCCCCgtacccctcttcctcttctctcccccgggGTACCCCCTCTTCCTCTGCTCTCCCCCGTACCCCTtgttcctcttctctccccctggagtaccccctcttcctcttctctcccccagggtaccccctcttcctcttctcttccccggGGTACCCCCTcttcctctgctctccctgcacCCTTcttcctctgctctccccctgtaccccttcttcctcttctctctcccggGTACCCACTCTTCCTCTGCTCTCCCCGCACCCCTCTTCCTCTGCTCTCCCCTGGGGTAGCCCCCTtttcctctgctctccc includes:
- the YWHAH gene encoding 14-3-3 protein eta, which encodes MADREQLLQRARLAEQAERYEDMAAAMKSVTELNEPLSNEDRNLLSVAYKNVVGARRSSWRVISSIEQKTLADGNEKKLEKVKAYREKIEAELEGVCSEVLSLLDKFLIKNCNDFQYESKVFYLKMKGDYYRYLSEVGSGDRKRSVTEASEAAYKEAFEISKEHMQPTHPIRLGLALNFSVFYYEIQGNPEQACLLAKQAFDDAIAELDTLNEDSYKDSTLIMQLLRDNLTLWTSDQQDEETGEGNN